Below is a genomic region from Gammaproteobacteria bacterium.
AAGTTTGAAGCATTTACCCAAATCCTCCCAAACACAACACCTTGAAGCCCCCCTCCGGCCGGTCCAGGCTACCCCAACCACCTCCTGCCCGATTATGTCCCGACATTTCTTGACTGTTTTGCTCCGCGCTTGGTATTGTCCCACCGAATTATTCAAGTATTACTACCAAGGACTTTCACATGAGCAGCACCTCGTTTCGCAAAGAACTGGGAGATTTCAACAGCATTGTTTGCTTTCGCTCCATTGTCACTGGTCTGGAAACCATCATGGGCAAAGATGCGGCCAGAGGTAATTTAATCCGCGCCGGGCGCCTGCGCGGCATCCAGGTCGCCAAGGATCTGGGTCTTAGCCAAACCAGCATGGACATGCAGGAGTGGGTGAAGCTGGTAGCCAATGTGTTGGGGAAAAATGGCACCCGCCTGTGCAGACTGGAGCGAATTGAAACCATCGACCAAGGGTACCGCGCCTATCTGACCGAAACCATTTGTTCTGCTGGTGAAGAAAGCGGCTCGGATCAGTTGCTGTCGTTTACTCTGGGCGCTGTTCAGGGCGCGATTGAGGAAGCCACCGGTCATCGCCTGCATGGCGTGCAGGTCGGCAGCGTGCTGCGCGGCGACGAGTATGACATCGTCGATTTTGAAATTCGTTAAATTTCGAGCAACAAAAAAGGCAGGAATCATCCTGCCTTTTTGCTTTACCACATCAGATCATCAGGGATCTGGTAGTTCGCGTAAGGATCGTCGTCCTGTTTCTCTTCGTGCTGGACAGAGTCACAATACAAAACACAGCCCTCATCTCGCTGGCGGATTTTTTCCGCAATCACTGTCGGCACCAGCTCAACACGCTGATCCAGTTTGACGATGGCCAATTGTCCCTTGGCTAGCTGCGCCTGGAAGGTGGCGGTCACGTAGACTCGATCAACTTTTCCGCCATTGTTGAAATTATAGGCCACGTCGCCGTCGCGATTTTTGATGCGATGCTGTTCGATCAGTTGGCGAATTTGCGCAGCGATGGCCCGGCGCTCGATCTCCGCCTTTTGCTGACGGTTCAATTCGCGATCCCTGGCCTCCTTTTCGGCCTGGGCCTGTTGCGCCAACAAGGCCGCCTCACTCAACTGTGGCGCTTTGTTCTTGCCTTTGTCCGCCTGCTTGCGTGACTGGTGCTTCTCGCGGCTGATCTGCTTCGCTTTGTTGGTGTCAACCAAGCCGCTTTTTTTCAGCTGATCAAATAATGAACCGGCCATGGGCACTCCTGAGTCTGTTCGTAGAAATAGGCGCTATTTTACCCCATTCCCGGGCAGAAACGAAAAAGGCCGACGTAATGTCGGCCTTTTTGCCAGTGTCTGCTAAATCTTATTTGATTTCAGACAGCAGCTTTGGATTGGTTACCAGCTTTCTTACACCGTGAGCGTGATCTTCTTTGAAGTCATTCGCTTTACACCACTCGCCAACACTGTTGATGTCGACTTTAGCGCACTGTGGGCGAACGCTCCAGGTAACCTGCAGTGGAGAGCAGGACTGCTCGGAGTACTTAGGACCAGTGGTTGAACCCAGGAACTCAACAGGCTTGCCAGTACCCGTCGGCAGAGCCTTTGGCTGGTGGTAGCCCTTAACAACGTTACCGTCGTAGTCCAGTTCGTTGAAGTTCAGTGCACTCTTGTCATTAACCAGCGTGAACACCTGAGTTTCTACACGCAGGTTGGGGTTTGCACAGCTGTCAGACAAGCAAGAACCCAGACCGGCGCCTGGTTTAACGTCACATGAAGAGTGTACCCAGTGAACTTCGATGGTGTCGCCAGGCTTCAGCTCGCCGTGCGCACCTTTACAAATGGCGTCTTTGGTAGGAGCCATTTCTTCTTTGCTCAGCTCTTTGCTGATACCGCACTGGTAACCACTTTCATAACCGTGACCGTCGCCTTCGCCAGCATAGATGGCAAATGCTTTGGATTTGTGCTCGGCATTTTTGTGGAAGTGGATGTTACACAGATTCATTTCGCTGGATTTTGGCGCAAGAGAAAAAACGCGCTTGTTTTCACCGGCAATGCTGTCGATGTCGCGAGGAGTTTGTGGACCAAAACCCACGCACGCTTCACCGCTCGCAGCGTGAGCGTCATGCCCCCCATGACCCTCCGCAGCAAATGAATTCATCGCAACCATGCCCAGTGCCAAGGCAACGCCAGTACGGGCAATACTTCCTAGTTTCATCGGGATCCCCCTAATTATTGTGTTTAAGTATCGAACCTATCCAAATTTTCTTGGTCAAACTCGTTTGATCAAAAAAATGATTCCATAATATAGAGTAACGTTTATAGCGCATCGTGTTGCGCGTGTCTAACTGTTATTACGATTTTATAAAGGCAAATTGACAAGCTAAAACTAATGCTTAACCACACTAGTGACATAAACTCGACGCTACCTACCCGAACTCAATTTTGGTACGGTAAACCAAAACAGGGTTCCTTCCGTTGGAGCACTTTCGACACCAATTTGCCCGCCATTCATGTGGACAAATTCGCTGCAAAGTATTAATCCCAGCCCCGTGCCGACCTCGTTTTCAGTTCCAGGTAGCGACACCGGCTTGGTGTCTGCTCTAAACAGCGATTGCTGCACCGCCGGTGATATCCCGACACCACTGTCCTTTACCTGGATACGCCAATGGTCCTCCTGCTCATTGATCGTCACGCATATATCGCCCCCAGCAAACGAATATTTAATCGCATTCCCTAATAGATTGCGTATAACCAAACTGATCATTTTTCGATCAGCATATACATTGGCAGATAACACCCCATCCCGGGTCAACGTTATACCCTTGGCCGCTGCTTGCGAACCCAAAAAGCCAAACACCTCCGTCACAATTTCCGTCACATCAAACCACTGAGGCTGACAACGAAGATCGCCACGCTGCGTTCGTGCCCACATAAACAGCTGATCTAAAAAGTCTGAAGTAGTCCGCACCGTAGTACGTACGGTTTCCAGAGTGTCATCGGTCATGTCCTTGCTGGAAATGACCAAGGTGGAAAACAAGGTGTTTAAGCCCCCAATGGGGCCTTTCAAATCATGGCCGACAATCGATAAAAATTTGTCCTTGGTGGCATTGGCCTGCTTCAATTCGATCGTACGCAACTGAACCTGTTGTTCAAGATCCTCCGCATACCGCGAAGTCGTTTCCAGCAATTTGTTTTTTGCGCTTTCCGCCTCAACGCGCGCAATGCGCAAACGATCCGCCAAGGCAAGCGACAGCAGCACTGCATCCACCAGCATGCCAAAATCAACCGCGTGATAAGTGAAAAACGTAAATGGTATGAAGCCTAATACCGTCAATGCCGTCACAAATGAACCGATAAATCCCGCCAGGGCGGCGGTAAGAAAATACCGCGCGGCGGCATTTCCCTGAAACAGCGAAATCCATCCCAGCACCAACGCTGTCGGCGTATACAACACCACCCAAATGATGGAGGTTTGTACCTGTAAGCTGTACCCACCCACCATAGGCGTGAGTAAAAACGATAGTACCGCCAACACGGCAATGATTTTAACGGCACGAAATCCCTGTGGCATTTTTTCCCGCAGTTGCAAAAACTGCGTACAAAAATACAAACCTGAAAAAACAAAAATATAAATAAAAATAGCGTGCGCCCAATTACCCCAAACAGGCGAATCAGGCCATAGCAGCGCGTAGGTGTAACCGTTGTAGGTGGAATGCATGACCAGAAAGCTAAACAGATAGCCTGAATACGCCGCGTAGACACTTTCCCGTACAGAAAAAAACAGCACCAGGTTATACAGCAGCAAAGCCGCAATTGCGCCATACACCACGCCGATGTACAGGCGCTGATCCGCATCTGCCGCGTGAAATGCGCCAGGCTCCCACAGCTCAAGATTAACCACGTAGGGGTCCACCGTCTGAGTACGGATGATCAGCCTGCTCGTCCCCGATGGAATATCCAGTTGAAAATTAATTTTATGGTGCGAAATGGCTCGAGATGAAAACGGGAGCGTATCCCCCCCGTGTATCTGTATCAGTTTGCCCAACGGTGACTGGTAGTAGATCGAGACCTTGTCCAGCCAGGTCGGATCAACCACCAACAAACGGCGCAGCACATGCGGTTGCGGATTATGCAGTAAAACACCAAACCAGTGAGCGGCATCGCTAAATCCAAAATTCGCCGTCGACTGTTTCAACTCAGCTCGTGAAGCGAACTCGGACACAACATCGGCTGCAGTCAGATTCTGGGTTTTGTCCTCCAGCATCCATGCCTTGGGCAATACATCGACAAAATCCCCCGAAACATCAACAATCGATTCAGCGGATGCGGCAATGGAGAACACAAACAAACCAACACACAGCGCGGCACGCGCACACCACCTCAAATCAATTCACTCCTTTGTTTTGATCACCCACTCAGATCTGCGCCCGATTCTTTGCCACGCACAACATCTATGCCCTTGGTCTAGGGAGCCCCGTACTTTGCGTAAGCCCACTTCATGACCAATGGTGGCAACAAGGTGGTCAATGCAATCACAATGACCATGCCTGTGTAGATTTCGTTGTTAAAAATTCCGCCTGCCCGTCCCAACTCAGCAAAAATCAAACCGACTTCACCCCGTGGCACCATGGCCATCCCCACAAAACCACGCATTTTCCAGGAATCCTGGATAAACAAGGTCCCCATCAACTTACCCAATACTGCTACCCCAAAAAACAGCACGGCAAAACTCCAGATGAATGGCGAAGACCAATCAATTTCCCGAAAATTAAGCGACAAACCAATCGTGACAAAAAAGATCGGTGTAAACAGATGGATGATCGGCTTCATCTGGGTTTCAATACGATGGGCAAACTCTTCTGAATTCCGCAGCGCCATACCAAAGGGCAGGAAAAACCGGCGCGAAAGCGCCAATCCAGCGGCAAAGCCGCCCAGCAGTTCAGGCGCACCTATCGCATGTGCCAGCCAGGCGAAAAAAAGCACCAACGACACCATGGTAGTGGGAATCAAGCCGGGAATTGTGCTTACCGCATCGACCCGACGAATCAAATGCGACATTAACTTGGCCGCCACCGGTGCCAAGATGAAGAAAGCCCCCACAAACAGCATGACCTTACCAACACTGCCAAGGCTCACACCACCATCCACCGAGAATTCGTACAAAATAGCGAGCAAAATCACACCCAGCACGTCGTCGATCACTGCCGCGCCGAGCACGACTTGACCCTCAGTCTCTTGCTGACGTTTTAAATCGCTCAACACCCGAATAGTAATGCCGATACTGGTCGCCGTAAGCGTGCCGCCAATAAACAAAGACACCAACAACGACAATTCGAACAGCCAGAAACTAAGCGAAAATCCCAGCACAAACGGCGCAACAAAACCGCCAAAGGCCACAATCACCGCCTTGCGTCCAGCATGAGCCAAACGTCGAACATCGGTTTCCAGGCCCACTTCGAACAGCAACAAGATAATGCCGATTTCCGCCAGCAACTTGATGACCTGATCCGGTTCCAGCCAGCCAAACAAGCTGGGCCCCAAAGCCACACCGGCGAGCAATTCGCCAATTACCGACGGCGATTTCATCCGCACGGCGATTTCAGCGAAAATCCGCGCGGTAATCAAAATAGTCAGAAGATGAAGAAAAAAGGTATGCGTTTCCATATGCTCCCCTACTCGACTCACGTTTCCAGGGTTGAACCAATGGTTACATCCAGCGCAACATACAGCTTTAGCATACCCAAGGAGGCGGAACAAAAATAGCTAATTCCCCCCCATTTCAGCAGTAAACACTGTCTGCTATGGCAGGCTATTGCAAATAAACATTATCAATGTAGAGCTGCAGTGCGGACTGCTCGGGCGAAACGAAAAAATAAAGATAACGAACCGCTGTCCAATCAAACGTCCTGCTTTGCACCCGCTGATCCAACTCCGCCATATCCATGGAAATATCATTCCAGCCCGGTTGCAGTTTCAGCCCTATATTCACCCGCTGCGCATACTCCGGCGAGCGCCGCTGATCATCAATGCGCATCCCAATTCCAGCCGACTGAGCACCGGCAAGGTAAATGGAAAAATTCAGCCGCTGATACGCAGACCAATCACGGTCACCGGCTTCATAGCGTACGCCACTCCAAACCTTGGGCAGGGTTTGCAGCAACAGTGAATAACTGCCGTGCCTGGATTGATCAGCCGATTGGATAGCAATCGCTCGTTGATCTCCCTGCCGCCCATAGGCCCGCCACAAATGCAGATCCAGCGAGCTTTCAAAATCTCCCAGTATCGGTGCCTGCTGCCAGCGCCAAACCAACGAATACACTCCCTGCAATGCCGACCAGCCCGGCACAATGACCACGACCAACAGCATCACAACAAGAGCCGCACGTTGTCCCCCACGAACTCGAGTGGACCACGCTTGCCACAACCACCAAACACCCACACCCAGCAAACCAAATTGCACATCAACCCAACTTGCAGTGCGTCCAACCATGGGCTGTATTATTTCAACCGCAAAAATAATCAGAACACAAATCAGCGGCACAAAACGCTTTGCATGCGTCACATGAAATCGGCACAACAAGGCATAACAGGAAAACGACAGGATAAAAAATGCAAAAAGATGCGCGTAATCCTGCAGATCATGCCAAACCTGGCTATCAGCACGCTCGGCAAACGGCCAGAAAAACCCGACCACCAACACCAGCGGCCACCAGAAGTACCATCGCATTATCAGCGTCATTCCATTCACCCTGATCACCTGCCAACACATCTCGCATAAAAAAGGCCCGGCGAAATACATCGCCAGGCCCCGTCGATTTTTAGCTCACCGGATTTAGATGGTGGCGATAATCTTGTTCAGTGTGGCGCTGGGACGCATTACTGCCGTCACCTTGGCAAATTCCGGCTGGTAATAACCGCCAATATCTACCGCTTTACCTTGCGCACCATTGAGTTCCGCGACAATCTTTGCTTCGTCGCGACTCATGGCATCCGCCACCGGTTTGAACTTCGCCTGCAATGCCGCATCATCGGTTTGTGCTGCCAGTGCCTGCGCCCAATACAGCGCCAGATAAAAATGACTGCCGCGATTATCCAGTTCACCCACTGAGCGCGATGGTGATTTGTTTGCGTCCAGGAAACGACCATTGGCCACATCCAGCGTGTCCGCCAGCACTTTCGCCTTGCTGCTGTGGAAGGTCACAGCCAAATGCTCCAGTGAAGCAGCAAGTGCCAAAAACTCACCCAACGAATCCCAGCGCAAATGATTTTCTTCCAGCAACTGCTGAACATGCTTGGGCGCAGAGCCGCCCGCTCCGGTTTCAAACAAACCACCGCCGTTCATCAGCGGCACAATGGACAACATTTTCGCCGACGTACCCAATTCCAAAATCGGGAACAAGTCGGTCAAATAATCACGCAGCACATTGCCGGTAACCGAGATAACATCCTTGCCCTGTTTGATTTGGGTCAGCGTATGGCGCGTCGCTTCGCGTGGATTCATGATGCGAATGTCCAATCCGGACACATCATGATCCTGCAGATAGGTTTTTACTTTTTTGATCAGTTGCACGTCGTGGGCACGTTTTTCATCCAGCCAGAAAATCGCCGGCGTATGGCTCAAACGCGCGCGGGTCACGGCCAGCTTGACCCAATCGCGGATAGGCGCATCTTTCACCTGACACATGCGGAAAATATCGCCAGCCTCGACCGATTGCACCATCAGCACCTGGTCGTTGGCATCAATCACCTGCACCACGCCGCTAGCAGACAACTGGAACGTCTTGTCGTGCGAGCCGTATTCTTCGGCCTGCTGCGCCATCAATCCCACATTGGGAACCGTCCCCATGGTGGTTGGATCAAACGCGCCGTGAGTTCGGCAAAAATCAATCGTCTCCTGATAAACGCCGGCATAGCAACGATCAGGAATCACCGCCAACGTATCCTGGCGCTTGCCCTGGCTGTCCCACATTTTGCCCGAGTCACGAATCATTGCCGGCATGGATGCATCAATGATCACATCGCTTGGTACGTGCAGATTGGTAATTCCCTTGCCAGAATCAACCATCGCGATGCTCGCTTTGGCGGCAATAATTTGCTGAACATCATTTTCAATGGACTGCTGTTCCGCTGCAGAAAGCGTTTTGATCTTGGCAAACACATCACCCAGACCGTTGTTCGGATTCACACCGAGTTTCGCAAACGTTGCCGCGTGTTTTGCAAACAACTCCTCAAAAAATACCGAGACTGCCGCACCAAAAATAATGGGGTCCGAAACTTTCATCATCGTTGC
It encodes:
- a CDS encoding sensor histidine kinase; protein product: MRWCARAALCVGLFVFSIAASAESIVDVSGDFVDVLPKAWMLEDKTQNLTAADVVSEFASRAELKQSTANFGFSDAAHWFGVLLHNPQPHVLRRLLVVDPTWLDKVSIYYQSPLGKLIQIHGGDTLPFSSRAISHHKINFQLDIPSGTSRLIIRTQTVDPYVVNLELWEPGAFHAADADQRLYIGVVYGAIAALLLYNLVLFFSVRESVYAAYSGYLFSFLVMHSTYNGYTYALLWPDSPVWGNWAHAIFIYIFVFSGLYFCTQFLQLREKMPQGFRAVKIIAVLAVLSFLLTPMVGGYSLQVQTSIIWVVLYTPTALVLGWISLFQGNAAARYFLTAALAGFIGSFVTALTVLGFIPFTFFTYHAVDFGMLVDAVLLSLALADRLRIARVEAESAKNKLLETTSRYAEDLEQQVQLRTIELKQANATKDKFLSIVGHDLKGPIGGLNTLFSTLVISSKDMTDDTLETVRTTVRTTSDFLDQLFMWARTQRGDLRCQPQWFDVTEIVTEVFGFLGSQAAAKGITLTRDGVLSANVYADRKMISLVIRNLLGNAIKYSFAGGDICVTINEQEDHWRIQVKDSGVGISPAVQQSLFRADTKPVSLPGTENEVGTGLGLILCSEFVHMNGGQIGVESAPTEGTLFWFTVPKLSSGR
- a CDS encoding delta-class carbonic anhydrase, which gives rise to MNSFAAEGHGGHDAHAASGEACVGFGPQTPRDIDSIAGENKRVFSLAPKSSEMNLCNIHFHKNAEHKSKAFAIYAGEGDGHGYESGYQCGISKELSKEEMAPTKDAICKGAHGELKPGDTIEVHWVHSSCDVKPGAGLGSCLSDSCANPNLRVETQVFTLVNDKSALNFNELDYDGNVVKGYHQPKALPTGTGKPVEFLGSTTGPKYSEQSCSPLQVTWSVRPQCAKVDINSVGEWCKANDFKEDHAHGVRKLVTNPKLLSEIK
- a CDS encoding NADP-dependent isocitrate dehydrogenase; this translates as MTDKAKIIYTLTDEAPALATYSFLPIVQAFVGAADVVMETRDISLAGRIIANLSPYLPEKQRASNALAELGKLATLPEANIIKLPNISASLPQLNAAIKELQAQGYALPDYPANPVTDEEKAIKAAYGKVLGSAVNPVLREGNSDRRASLSVKNYAKKHPHSMGAWSNTSKTNVAHMHSGDFYGSEKSVTLSSATEYRIQFVGKDGAVTSLKSAAKLQAGEVIDCSVMSMSALKTFLASAIKDAKQQGVLFSLHMKATMMKVSDPIIFGAAVSVFFEELFAKHAATFAKLGVNPNNGLGDVFAKIKTLSAAEQQSIENDVQQIIAAKASIAMVDSGKGITNLHVPSDVIIDASMPAMIRDSGKMWDSQGKRQDTLAVIPDRCYAGVYQETIDFCRTHGAFDPTTMGTVPNVGLMAQQAEEYGSHDKTFQLSASGVVQVIDANDQVLMVQSVEAGDIFRMCQVKDAPIRDWVKLAVTRARLSHTPAIFWLDEKRAHDVQLIKKVKTYLQDHDVSGLDIRIMNPREATRHTLTQIKQGKDVISVTGNVLRDYLTDLFPILELGTSAKMLSIVPLMNGGGLFETGAGGSAPKHVQQLLEENHLRWDSLGEFLALAASLEHLAVTFHSSKAKVLADTLDVANGRFLDANKSPSRSVGELDNRGSHFYLALYWAQALAAQTDDAALQAKFKPVADAMSRDEAKIVAELNGAQGKAVDIGGYYQPEFAKVTAVMRPSATLNKIIATI
- a CDS encoding cation:proton antiporter produces the protein METHTFFLHLLTILITARIFAEIAVRMKSPSVIGELLAGVALGPSLFGWLEPDQVIKLLAEIGIILLLFEVGLETDVRRLAHAGRKAVIVAFGGFVAPFVLGFSLSFWLFELSLLVSLFIGGTLTATSIGITIRVLSDLKRQQETEGQVVLGAAVIDDVLGVILLAILYEFSVDGGVSLGSVGKVMLFVGAFFILAPVAAKLMSHLIRRVDAVSTIPGLIPTTMVSLVLFFAWLAHAIGAPELLGGFAAGLALSRRFFLPFGMALRNSEEFAHRIETQMKPIIHLFTPIFFVTIGLSLNFREIDWSSPFIWSFAVLFFGVAVLGKLMGTLFIQDSWKMRGFVGMAMVPRGEVGLIFAELGRAGGIFNNEIYTGMVIVIALTTLLPPLVMKWAYAKYGAP
- a CDS encoding VanZ family protein, coding for MTLIMRWYFWWPLVLVVGFFWPFAERADSQVWHDLQDYAHLFAFFILSFSCYALLCRFHVTHAKRFVPLICVLIIFAVEIIQPMVGRTASWVDVQFGLLGVGVWWLWQAWSTRVRGGQRAALVVMLLVVVIVPGWSALQGVYSLVWRWQQAPILGDFESSLDLHLWRAYGRQGDQRAIAIQSADQSRHGSYSLLLQTLPKVWSGVRYEAGDRDWSAYQRLNFSIYLAGAQSAGIGMRIDDQRRSPEYAQRVNIGLKLQPGWNDISMDMAELDQRVQSRTFDWTAVRYLYFFVSPEQSALQLYIDNVYLQ
- a CDS encoding DUF2058 domain-containing protein — protein: MAGSLFDQLKKSGLVDTNKAKQISREKHQSRKQADKGKNKAPQLSEAALLAQQAQAEKEARDRELNRQQKAEIERRAIAAQIRQLIEQHRIKNRDGDVAYNFNNGGKVDRVYVTATFQAQLAKGQLAIVKLDQRVELVPTVIAEKIRQRDEGCVLYCDSVQHEEKQDDDPYANYQIPDDLMW